A region of Vitis riparia cultivar Riparia Gloire de Montpellier isolate 1030 chromosome 1, EGFV_Vit.rip_1.0, whole genome shotgun sequence DNA encodes the following proteins:
- the LOC117915919 gene encoding probable arabinosyltransferase ARAD1, which produces MNLNDRTKPRKPRILPPSSSSSSSSETLTPIPKMARKSILKSTVVTVLCVFGLYGLSTTFFNPINPYHSRLDLSLPLDSSSKSLSLLSTDSGENLSKFSRNFGPVKVYMYDLPRKFTYGVIESYAVARGGLEKVPVDDVSSLKYPGHQHSGEWYLFSDLIREDRGRRYVVRVSDPEEADLFYVSFFSSLSLVVNPIRPANGEGAGTGYSDEEMQESLMEWLEQQEYWKRNNGRDHVFICQDPNALHLIVDRVKNGVLLVSDFGRLRSDTASLVKDVILPYAHRIKSYSGEIGVENRKSLLFFMGNRYRKEGGKIRDLLFQILEQEEDVIIKHGAQSRESRRMASQGMHSSKFCLHPAGDTPSACRLFDAIVSLCVPVIVSDQIELPFEDVIDYRKIAIFVDSTSAVKPGFLVKNLRKITRERILEYQREMQEVTRYFEYEDTNGTVSEIWRQVSMKLPLIKLMINRDKRLVKREMTEPDCSCLCSNQSEIRTFL; this is translated from the exons ATGAACTTGAATGATCGAACCAAACCCAGAAAACCCAGGATACTacctccctcttcttcttcttcttcttcttcggaaaccctaaccccaatTCCCAAAATGGCGCGAAAATCTATTCTCAAATCAACTGTTGTGACCGTCTTATGCGTTTTTGGACTGTATGGGTTGTCCACCACTTTTTTCAACCCCATAAACCCTTACCACTCCAGGCTCGATCTTAGCCTCCCTCTTGATTCGTCGTCCAAGTCGCTTTCGCTCTTGAGCACTGATTCCGGGGAGAATTTGTCGAAATTCTCCCGGAATTTCGGGCCGGTGAAGGTGTACATGTACGATCTTCCGAGGAAGTTCACGTACGGCGTGATCGAGAGCTACGCGGTGGCTCGGGGAGGGCTGGAGAAGGTGCCGGTGGATGACGTGTCGTCGCTGAAGTACCCCGGGCACCAGCACTCCGGGGAGTGGTACTTGTTCTCGGACCTGATCCGGGAGGACCGGGGTAGGAGGTACGTTGTTAGGGTTTCGGATCCGGAGGAGGCGGATTTGTTCTACGTTTCGTTCTTTTCGTCTCTTAGTTTGGTGGTGAACCCAATTCGGCCAGCGAATGGGGAGGGTGCCGGAACTGGGTACAGCGATGAGGAGATGCAGGAGAGTTTGATGGAATGGTTGGAGCAGCAGGAGTATTGGAAGAGGAACAATGGGCGGGACCATGTGTTTATATGTCAGGATCCCAATGCTCTGCATCTGATTGTAGACAGAGTGAAGAATGGGGTGCTGCTTGTTTCGGATTTCGGGAGGCTGAGGAGCGACACAGCATCCTTGGTTAAGGATGTGATTTTGCCGTATGCCCATCGGATTAAGTCTTACAGTGGGGAGATTGGAGTTGAGAATCGAAAATCTTTGTTGTTCTTTATGGGAAATCGTTATCGCAAAGAG GGAGGAAAAATTCGGGACTTGCTTTTCCAAATACTTGAACAAGAAGAGGATGTTATAATAAAACATGGTGCACAATCCAGAGAGAGTCGACGTATGGCTTCACAAGGGATGCATTCATCAAAGTTTTGTTTACATCCTGCTGGTGATACTCCTTCAGCCTGCCGACTCTTTGATGCTATTGTTAGCTTGTGTGTCCCAGTGATAGTCAGTGACCAGATCGAGTTACCTTTTGAAGATGTCATAGACTACAGAAAAATTGCAATATTTGTAGATTCCACCTCTGCTGTAAAGCCAGGATTCTTGGTTAAGAATCTGAGAAAAATAACCAGAGAGAGAATTTTGGAATACCAGCGGGAGATGCAAGAG GTGACCCGATACTTCGAATATGAAGATACAAATGGAACAGTTAGTGAAATCTGGCGACAAGTCTCCATGAAGCTCCCACTTATTAAATTGATGATCAATCGTGATAAACGCCTTGTCAAGAGGGAAATGACTGAACCAGACTGCTCCTGTCTCTGTTCAAACCAGTCCGAGATCAGGACCTTTTTATGA